A genomic segment from Janibacter sp. DB-40 encodes:
- a CDS encoding glycerophosphodiester phosphodiesterase family protein: MSTDILVLAHRGASGYRPEHTLAAYELAVGMGADYIEPDLVMTRDGVLVDRHEPEIAQTTDVAEHPRFADRMTAKEIDGVVVTGWFAEDFTVEELQGLRATERLAQLRPESVTHEGSLRVLTFDEVLQQRADLTRTSGRTIGIVPEIKHSTYLRGHGFDPELEVLRLLEEHDLNSATAPVWLQSFEPTALRALRAHGYRGRSMLLTEAQGAPFDLREQGTTCVELTTPPAMERLAPWVDALAPAKEQVIPWTPEGALGEPTRLVDDAHEAGLEVFPWTFRAENAFLPADHRIGAGPAAHGRMVDEVVAHLEAGVDGVFCDHPDVGVEARTQFVTAR, translated from the coding sequence GTGAGCACGGACATCCTCGTCCTCGCCCATCGCGGCGCCTCCGGCTACCGGCCGGAGCACACGCTCGCGGCCTACGAGCTGGCCGTGGGGATGGGTGCCGACTACATCGAGCCCGACCTGGTCATGACGCGGGACGGCGTGCTCGTCGACCGGCACGAGCCGGAGATCGCCCAGACCACCGACGTCGCCGAGCACCCGCGATTCGCCGATCGGATGACCGCGAAGGAGATCGACGGGGTCGTCGTCACCGGGTGGTTTGCCGAGGACTTCACCGTCGAGGAGCTGCAGGGCCTGCGCGCCACGGAGCGCCTCGCGCAGCTGCGGCCGGAGTCGGTCACCCACGAAGGATCCCTGAGGGTGCTGACGTTCGACGAGGTGCTGCAGCAACGGGCGGACCTGACCCGCACCAGCGGCCGCACCATCGGGATCGTGCCCGAGATCAAGCACTCCACCTACCTGCGCGGGCACGGTTTCGACCCCGAGCTCGAGGTCCTCCGGCTGCTCGAGGAGCACGACCTCAACTCCGCGACGGCTCCGGTGTGGCTCCAGTCCTTCGAGCCGACCGCCCTGCGGGCCCTGCGCGCGCACGGTTACCGAGGTCGCTCCATGCTCCTGACCGAGGCGCAGGGAGCCCCCTTCGACCTGCGCGAGCAGGGCACCACCTGCGTGGAGCTGACGACGCCTCCGGCCATGGAGCGGCTCGCTCCGTGGGTGGACGCGTTGGCACCGGCGAAGGAGCAGGTCATCCCGTGGACCCCCGAGGGCGCTCTGGGGGAGCCCACCCGCCTGGTCGACGATGCCCACGAGGCCGGTCTCGAGGTCTTCCCGTGGACCTTCCGCGCGGAGAACGCCTTCCTGCCCGCCGACCACCGCATCGGCGCAGGGCCCGCCGCCCACGGACGCATGGTCGACGAGGTCGTCGCCCATCTGGAGGCGGGCGTCGACGGGGTCTTCTGCGACCACCCCGACGTGGGTGTGGAGGCGCGGACGCAGTTCGTCACCGCTCGCTGA
- a CDS encoding DUF3052 domain-containing protein, with the protein MTRGAVDKLGFAHDQIVQEYNWDDDVDEALRAAIEDVVGAELEDEDYTGVVDAVIMWWRDDDGDLTDALVDTLGTLAEGSSIVLLTPRPGRDGEVDPSEVDEAATTAGLHTSGSVMCSDHWVATRLAARKGVA; encoded by the coding sequence ATGACCCGCGGTGCCGTGGACAAGCTGGGCTTCGCCCACGACCAGATCGTCCAGGAGTACAACTGGGACGATGACGTCGACGAGGCGCTGCGTGCCGCGATCGAGGACGTCGTTGGCGCCGAGCTCGAGGACGAGGACTACACCGGCGTTGTCGACGCGGTGATCATGTGGTGGCGCGACGACGACGGTGACCTCACCGACGCCCTCGTCGACACCCTCGGCACGCTCGCCGAGGGCTCGTCGATCGTGCTGCTCACCCCGCGCCCGGGCCGTGACGGCGAGGTCGACCCGAGCGAGGTCGACGAGGCGGCGACGACGGCCGGGCTGCACACCTCCGGCTCGGTGATGTGCTCCGACCACTGGGTCGCGACCCGGCTGGCTGCCCGCAAGGGTGTCGCCTGA
- the aceE gene encoding pyruvate dehydrogenase (acetyl-transferring), homodimeric type: protein MPGSADHLSDGPILNGIPTHLPDIDPDETAEWLESIDAVIDEAGRERARYVMLRLLERARMKSVGVPSLTTTDYVNTISPTNEPWYPGDQEVERRYRAWIRWNAAIQVHRAQRPGVGVGGHISSYASAATMYEVGFNHFWRGKDHPGGGDQIFFQGHASPGMYARAFLEGRLSEEQMDGFRQEAATLAGDSETGMPSYPHPRLMPDFWEFPTVSMGIGPMNAIYQAQFNKYLHNRGIKDTSEQHVWAFLGDGEMDEPESRGLLQTAAFEELDNLTFVVNCNLQRLDGPVRGNGKIIQELEAQFRGAGWNVIKVIWGRGWDPLLAADHDGALVNLMNQTPDGDYQTFRANDGAYVREHFFDRDPRTRKLIEDWSDADVWWKLKRGGHDYNKVYAAYRAAMEHSGQPTVILAKTIKGYGLGSSFAGRNATHQMKKLTIEDLKGLRDGLQIPISDEELEKDPYLPPYYHPGEDDEGIQYMKERREKLGGGLPERRVDYEPPTLPAKEKYGQLAKGSGKQEIATTMAWVRLLKDLMREKGFGERIVPIIPDEARTFGMDSFFPTKKIYNPHGQNYTSVDADLMLAYRESETGQLLHTGINEAGSVAAFTAAATSYATHGEPMVPVYIFYSMFGFQRTGDFIWAATDQMSRGFMLGATAGRTTLTGEGLQHADGHSPLLAATNPAVVSWDPAYGFEIAHIMRQGLERMYGGDAPQTDMARNVVYYLTLYNEPIVQPPEPEGLDVDGLLRGMYRYAAGDDSGLGDTPPRCQLLASGVGMPWALDAQELLREDWGVVADVWSVTSWTELRREAMRCDEERYLHPENERRTPYVTRALENSVGPIVAVSDYMKQVQDQIRPWVPEEFSALGTDGFGFSDTRAAARRYFHVDGPSMAVRALQMLADRGWVAEDVPGKAAEKYRLLDVTAGTSGNAGGDA from the coding sequence GTGCCCGGATCTGCCGATCACCTCAGCGACGGCCCCATCCTCAACGGCATCCCCACCCACCTGCCGGACATCGACCCCGACGAGACGGCGGAGTGGCTGGAGTCGATCGATGCCGTCATCGACGAGGCGGGGCGTGAGCGCGCCCGGTACGTGATGCTGCGGCTGCTCGAGCGGGCCCGGATGAAGAGCGTCGGCGTCCCGTCGTTGACCACGACCGACTACGTCAACACCATCTCCCCGACCAACGAGCCGTGGTACCCCGGCGACCAGGAGGTCGAGCGCCGCTACCGCGCCTGGATCCGCTGGAACGCCGCGATCCAGGTCCACCGTGCCCAGCGCCCGGGAGTGGGCGTCGGCGGCCACATCTCCTCCTACGCCTCCGCGGCGACGATGTACGAGGTGGGCTTCAACCACTTCTGGCGGGGCAAGGACCACCCCGGCGGCGGCGACCAGATCTTCTTCCAGGGGCACGCCTCCCCCGGGATGTACGCGCGCGCCTTCCTCGAGGGCCGTCTCAGCGAGGAGCAGATGGACGGCTTCCGGCAGGAGGCCGCGACGCTGGCGGGCGACTCCGAGACCGGCATGCCCTCCTACCCGCACCCGCGCCTGATGCCGGACTTCTGGGAGTTCCCCACGGTCTCCATGGGCATCGGCCCGATGAACGCGATCTACCAGGCGCAGTTCAACAAGTACCTGCACAACCGCGGGATCAAGGACACCTCCGAGCAGCACGTGTGGGCCTTCCTCGGTGACGGCGAGATGGACGAGCCGGAGAGCCGCGGCCTGCTGCAGACGGCGGCCTTCGAGGAGCTGGACAACCTCACCTTCGTCGTCAACTGCAACCTGCAGCGGCTCGACGGCCCGGTGCGCGGCAACGGGAAGATCATCCAGGAGCTCGAGGCGCAGTTCCGCGGCGCGGGCTGGAACGTCATCAAGGTGATCTGGGGCCGCGGCTGGGACCCGCTGCTGGCCGCCGACCACGACGGCGCCCTGGTCAACCTGATGAACCAGACGCCCGACGGCGACTACCAGACCTTCCGGGCCAACGACGGCGCGTACGTGCGCGAGCACTTCTTCGACCGCGACCCGCGCACGCGCAAGCTGATCGAGGACTGGTCCGACGCGGACGTGTGGTGGAAGCTCAAGCGCGGCGGCCACGACTACAACAAGGTCTACGCCGCCTACCGCGCCGCGATGGAGCACTCCGGCCAGCCGACGGTCATCCTCGCGAAGACGATCAAGGGCTACGGCCTGGGCTCGAGCTTCGCCGGTCGCAACGCCACCCACCAGATGAAGAAGCTGACGATCGAGGACCTCAAGGGCCTGCGCGACGGCCTGCAGATCCCGATCTCCGACGAGGAGCTGGAGAAGGACCCGTACCTGCCGCCCTACTACCACCCGGGCGAGGACGACGAGGGCATCCAGTACATGAAGGAGCGCCGCGAGAAGCTCGGCGGGGGCCTGCCGGAGCGCCGGGTCGACTACGAGCCCCCGACGCTGCCCGCGAAGGAGAAGTACGGGCAGCTGGCCAAGGGGTCGGGCAAGCAGGAGATCGCGACGACGATGGCCTGGGTGCGCCTGCTCAAGGACCTCATGCGGGAGAAGGGGTTCGGCGAGCGGATCGTGCCGATCATCCCGGACGAGGCCCGCACCTTCGGCATGGACTCCTTCTTCCCGACGAAGAAGATCTACAACCCGCACGGGCAGAACTACACCTCGGTCGACGCCGACCTCATGCTCGCCTACCGCGAGTCCGAGACGGGGCAGCTGCTCCACACCGGCATCAACGAGGCCGGCTCGGTGGCGGCGTTCACCGCTGCGGCGACGAGCTACGCCACGCACGGCGAGCCGATGGTGCCGGTCTACATCTTCTACTCGATGTTCGGCTTCCAGCGCACCGGTGACTTCATCTGGGCCGCGACCGACCAGATGTCGCGCGGCTTCATGCTCGGCGCCACGGCCGGCCGCACGACGCTGACCGGTGAGGGGCTGCAGCACGCCGACGGGCACTCCCCGCTGCTGGCCGCGACGAACCCGGCCGTCGTGTCCTGGGACCCGGCCTACGGCTTCGAGATCGCGCACATCATGCGCCAGGGCCTGGAGCGGATGTACGGCGGCGACGCGCCCCAGACCGACATGGCGCGCAACGTCGTCTACTACCTCACCCTCTACAACGAGCCGATCGTGCAGCCGCCCGAGCCCGAGGGCCTGGACGTCGACGGGCTGCTCCGGGGCATGTACCGCTACGCGGCCGGGGACGACTCCGGACTCGGGGACACCCCACCGCGCTGCCAGCTGCTCGCCAGCGGTGTCGGCATGCCGTGGGCCCTGGACGCGCAGGAGCTGCTGCGCGAGGACTGGGGCGTGGTCGCCGACGTGTGGTCGGTGACCAGCTGGACGGAGCTGCGCCGCGAGGCGATGCGGTGCGACGAGGAGCGCTACCTCCACCCGGAGAACGAGCGTCGCACGCCGTACGTCACCCGTGCGCTGGAGAACTCCGTCGGCCCGATCGTCGCGGTCTCGGACTACATGAAGCAGGTCCAGGACCAGATCCGGCCGTGGGTCCCGGAGGAGTTCTCCGCCCTGGGCACCGACGGTTTCGGTTTCTCGGACACGCGCGCCGCCGCTCGCCGGTACTTCCACGTCGACGGTCCGTCGATGGCGGTCCGGGCGCTGCAGATGCTCGCCGACCGCGGTTGGGTGGCCGAGGACGTGCCGGGCAAGGCCGCCGAGAAGTACCGCCTGCTCGACGTCACCGCCGGCACCTCCGGCAACGCCGGGGGCGACGCCTGA
- a CDS encoding PH domain-containing protein, with the protein MDDDETQPPSPAPSVLPLTGDHGAQWRPVSPLLAEVRQVSTTATLLPPAVAAALAAAFITPWLVLVTVLLTGLWLWLMWLIPRQVAAISWVELPEELAIRKGRMWRSLVTIPYGRIQYVDISSGPYKRAKGLADITVNTASPASSGDIPGLPVDVAEELRVRLAAHGEAQRAGL; encoded by the coding sequence GTGGACGACGACGAGACCCAACCCCCTTCGCCGGCCCCGTCGGTGCTCCCGCTGACGGGGGACCACGGCGCGCAGTGGCGTCCGGTCTCACCACTGCTGGCCGAGGTGCGACAGGTGAGCACGACTGCGACCCTCCTGCCACCCGCCGTCGCCGCGGCCCTGGCGGCGGCGTTCATCACCCCGTGGCTGGTCCTCGTGACCGTGCTGCTGACGGGCCTGTGGCTGTGGCTGATGTGGCTCATCCCGCGCCAGGTCGCGGCGATCAGCTGGGTGGAGCTGCCCGAGGAGCTGGCCATCCGCAAGGGCCGCATGTGGCGCTCGCTGGTCACGATCCCCTACGGCCGCATCCAGTACGTCGACATCTCCTCCGGCCCCTACAAGCGGGCCAAGGGACTGGCCGACATCACGGTCAACACCGCGTCCCCGGCCAGCAGCGGGGACATCCCCGGCCTGCCCGTCGACGTGGCCGAGGAGCTGCGCGTGCGGCTCGCGGCCCACGGCGAGGCGCAGCGAGCGGGCCTGTGA
- a CDS encoding PH domain-containing protein: MTLDEPSGGEGGGDGFSRVHPLSPFIRGGLVVIAVFGYVLSQQIDRVVGAAGPPAPGEGETSLLVPAVLVLLTVVGAVLLGLLSWWFTRYRLGDTGLEMHSGAIMRQHRQVRYDRIQAVDLVRPLLARMTGLSEVRVESAGGGDSHVSIAYLRHTDAEAVRARLLGLAAEAQQPTPSPGPEGGMGSPDSRAELARPKGGPVPPAGPEGPWPGRGAAEPAVPLLRVPVERLIASVLLSWDTIFFLALLCLALVLTFVDLGVVIGGFLPVVLITGMRSIIRLTRWYGLTVALRGQTLTSQRGLTDTRHSSVPLQRVQALEVQQPVLWRRAGWWTLKVNVAGARIASADGDSGESVLVPVATTDEVLRLLEAVTADPVTTAEVASLVADTPEGFVGVPSAARWFHPFARRRIGYLPGRRAVLTRSGWLDRVLQVVPWGRIQSMTLQQGPLDRRLDLASVQFLSTVGPVRPRVEHLSTDDAQRLAHLAAARASHARRRSSGPVGCDPTPDTVDWP, encoded by the coding sequence GTGACGCTCGACGAGCCCTCCGGGGGCGAAGGGGGTGGGGACGGCTTCTCGCGCGTCCACCCCCTCTCGCCCTTCATCCGCGGTGGCCTCGTGGTCATCGCCGTCTTCGGCTACGTCCTGTCCCAGCAGATCGACCGGGTCGTCGGTGCCGCCGGGCCACCGGCACCCGGCGAGGGGGAGACCTCCCTCCTCGTCCCGGCCGTGCTCGTGCTCCTGACCGTCGTCGGGGCGGTGCTCCTCGGCCTGCTGTCGTGGTGGTTCACCCGTTACCGGCTCGGGGACACCGGGCTGGAGATGCACTCGGGCGCGATCATGCGCCAGCACCGCCAGGTGCGCTACGACCGCATCCAGGCCGTCGACCTCGTCCGTCCGCTCCTCGCGCGGATGACCGGACTGTCCGAAGTGCGCGTCGAGTCCGCCGGCGGCGGCGACTCCCACGTGTCCATCGCCTACCTCAGGCACACCGACGCCGAGGCGGTCCGCGCCCGGCTGCTCGGCCTGGCGGCGGAGGCGCAGCAGCCGACACCATCACCAGGCCCAGAGGGAGGGATGGGTTCGCCCGACTCAAGGGCCGAGCTTGCGAGGCCCAAGGGCGGACCCGTGCCTCCCGCCGGGCCGGAGGGGCCGTGGCCGGGGCGTGGTGCCGCAGAGCCGGCTGTGCCCCTGCTGCGGGTACCCGTCGAGCGGCTGATCGCCTCGGTGCTGCTCTCCTGGGACACGATCTTCTTCCTCGCGCTGCTCTGCCTCGCGCTCGTGCTGACCTTCGTCGACCTCGGCGTGGTCATCGGTGGCTTCCTGCCCGTCGTCCTCATCACCGGCATGCGCAGCATCATCAGGCTCACCCGGTGGTACGGGCTGACGGTTGCCCTGCGGGGGCAGACGCTCACGAGCCAGCGCGGACTGACCGACACCCGCCACTCCTCCGTGCCGCTGCAGCGCGTGCAGGCACTCGAGGTCCAGCAGCCCGTCCTGTGGCGCCGCGCCGGGTGGTGGACGCTCAAGGTCAACGTCGCCGGGGCTCGCATCGCCTCCGCCGACGGGGACTCCGGCGAGAGCGTCCTCGTGCCCGTCGCCACGACCGACGAGGTGCTGCGCCTGCTCGAGGCGGTCACCGCCGACCCGGTGACCACGGCCGAGGTCGCCTCGCTCGTCGCCGACACGCCCGAGGGCTTCGTCGGGGTGCCGTCCGCGGCCAGGTGGTTCCACCCCTTCGCCCGCCGGCGGATCGGCTACCTGCCCGGGCGACGGGCCGTGCTCACCCGCTCGGGGTGGCTCGACCGGGTCCTGCAGGTCGTGCCCTGGGGGCGGATCCAGTCCATGACCCTCCAGCAGGGGCCGCTGGACCGCCGGCTCGACCTCGCGAGCGTCCAGTTCCTCAGCACCGTGGGGCCGGTCCGCCCGCGTGTGGAGCACCTCTCGACCGACGACGCGCAACGTCTCGCGCACCTCGCGGCGGCCCGCGCGAGCCACGCCAGACGACGTTCGAGCGGGCCCGTTGGTTGCGATCCGACGCCGGACACTGTGGACTGGCCCTGA
- the argG gene encoding argininosuccinate synthase, protein MSKVLTSLPVGERVGIAFSGGLDTSVAVAWMREKGAVPCTYTADLGQYDEEDIESIPGRAGQYGSELSRLVDCKGPLVEEGLSAIACGAFHIRSGGRTYFNTTPLGRAVTGTLLVRAMKEDDVSIWGDGSTFKGNDIERFYRYGLMANPGLRIYKPWLDADFVTELGGRQEMSEWLTERGLPYRDSAEKAYSTDANIWGATHEAKTLEHLDASMEIVTPIMGVPFWDQSVAIEPEDVTVRFERGRPVAINGDDFGGDAVAMVRAANDIGGRHGLGMSDQIENRIIEAKSRGIYEGPAMALLHITYERLVNAIHNEDTIASYHAEGRRLGRLLYEGRWFDPQALMLRESLQRWVASVVTGEVTIRLRRGEDWTIVDTTGEHFSYHPDKLSMERTESAAFGPVDRIGQLTMRNLDIADSRSKLEVYAAQDQLSGGYLEIMGDLEAGGGDQIAANPAAAGVDDEDDALDRAAMEFGTD, encoded by the coding sequence GTGTCCAAGGTACTCACATCCCTCCCTGTTGGTGAACGTGTCGGCATCGCCTTCTCCGGCGGTCTCGACACCTCGGTGGCCGTCGCGTGGATGCGCGAGAAGGGGGCGGTGCCGTGCACGTACACCGCTGACCTCGGTCAGTACGACGAGGAGGACATCGAGTCGATCCCGGGCCGAGCAGGCCAGTACGGTTCCGAGCTGTCCCGGCTCGTCGACTGCAAGGGTCCCCTGGTCGAGGAGGGGTTGTCCGCCATCGCCTGCGGCGCCTTCCACATCCGCAGTGGTGGTCGCACCTACTTCAACACCACTCCCCTGGGCCGCGCCGTGACCGGCACCCTCCTCGTGCGCGCCATGAAGGAGGACGACGTCTCCATCTGGGGTGACGGGTCGACCTTCAAGGGCAACGACATCGAGCGCTTCTACCGCTACGGCCTCATGGCCAACCCGGGACTGCGGATCTACAAGCCGTGGCTCGACGCCGACTTCGTCACCGAGCTCGGCGGACGCCAGGAGATGTCCGAGTGGCTCACCGAGCGGGGGCTGCCCTACCGCGACAGCGCCGAGAAGGCCTACTCCACCGACGCCAACATCTGGGGAGCGACCCACGAGGCCAAGACCCTCGAGCACCTCGACGCCTCGATGGAGATCGTCACCCCGATCATGGGTGTCCCCTTCTGGGACCAGTCCGTGGCCATCGAGCCCGAGGACGTCACCGTCCGGTTCGAGCGCGGCCGTCCGGTCGCCATCAACGGCGACGACTTCGGCGGGGACGCCGTGGCGATGGTGCGCGCGGCCAACGACATCGGCGGCCGCCACGGCCTGGGCATGTCCGACCAGATCGAGAACCGGATCATCGAGGCCAAGTCCCGCGGCATCTACGAGGGCCCGGCGATGGCGCTGCTGCACATCACCTACGAGCGCCTGGTCAACGCGATCCACAACGAGGACACGATCGCGAGCTACCACGCCGAGGGCCGGCGCCTGGGGCGCCTGCTCTACGAGGGCCGGTGGTTCGACCCGCAGGCACTGATGCTGCGCGAGTCCCTGCAGCGCTGGGTGGCCTCGGTCGTCACCGGTGAGGTGACCATCCGGCTGCGTCGCGGCGAGGACTGGACCATCGTCGACACGACCGGCGAGCACTTCAGCTACCACCCGGACAAGTTGTCGATGGAGCGCACCGAGAGTGCCGCATTCGGTCCCGTCGACCGCATCGGGCAGCTGACGATGCGCAACCTCGACATCGCCGACAGCCGCAGCAAGCTCGAGGTCTACGCCGCCCAGGACCAGCTCAGCGGTGGATACCTCGAGATCATGGGCGACCTCGAGGCCGGCGGCGGCGACCAGATCGCCGCCAACCCCGCGGCCGCGGGCGTCGACGACGAGGACGACGCGCTCGACCGCGCAGCCATGGAGTTCGGCACCGACTGA